A genome region from Hyalangium gracile includes the following:
- a CDS encoding Rpn family recombination-promoting nuclease/putative transposase: protein MSGPHDLFVRHTFDSPERAAAELRAVLPPEVVSQVDWSSLRRESGSVVDAELRERQSDLLFSARMHGGQPLLLYLLLEHQSSVDKWMAFRMLRYVVRQLERWLQQNPDSEKLPVVLPVVMYHGPEGRWTAARRMEELFHLPDEALELWRELVPRFEYRLDDLTTEREEALRARTATPQVVLTWLLLRSGRSEDLAARLEDWRSVLAEVLLSPEGPEAMRAAVHYVHKVGSEGALAALWRVLDSIARERRAEDVMGPYNVEFLDEAHAKGVVEGQAQALSKGVLRILAARGISVDESTRQRILACTDPVLLDEWQEKALKATSLADLEGLERNG, encoded by the coding sequence ATGTCGGGCCCTCATGACTTGTTCGTGCGCCACACCTTCGACTCGCCCGAGCGGGCGGCAGCGGAACTGCGCGCCGTGTTGCCGCCGGAGGTGGTGTCTCAGGTGGACTGGAGCAGTCTGCGCCGGGAGTCGGGCAGCGTGGTGGATGCGGAACTGAGGGAGCGCCAGAGCGACCTGCTGTTCTCGGCGAGGATGCACGGGGGACAGCCGCTGCTGTTGTACCTGCTGCTGGAGCACCAGTCGTCGGTGGACAAGTGGATGGCGTTCCGGATGCTGCGGTACGTGGTGCGGCAGCTGGAGCGCTGGCTCCAGCAGAACCCGGACAGCGAGAAATTGCCCGTTGTCCTTCCCGTCGTGATGTACCACGGGCCCGAGGGGCGATGGACGGCGGCGCGGAGGATGGAGGAGTTGTTCCATCTTCCTGACGAGGCGCTGGAACTCTGGCGAGAGCTGGTGCCGCGCTTCGAGTATCGGCTGGACGACCTGACGACCGAGCGAGAGGAAGCCCTGCGGGCGCGAACGGCTACACCGCAAGTAGTGCTGACGTGGTTGCTGCTGCGTTCGGGCCGCTCAGAAGACCTGGCTGCACGGTTGGAGGACTGGCGCTCGGTGTTGGCCGAGGTGCTGCTCTCTCCGGAAGGGCCGGAAGCTATGCGCGCGGCAGTGCACTACGTGCACAAGGTGGGCTCCGAGGGAGCGCTGGCGGCCTTGTGGCGCGTGTTAGATTCAATCGCGAGAGAGAGACGAGCGGAGGACGTAATGGGACCCTACAACGTGGAGTTCCTCGACGAGGCGCACGCCAAGGGAGTGGTGGAAGGGCAGGCTCAAGCGCTCTCCAAGGGGGTACTGCGGATCCTGGCCGCGCGAGGAATCTCCGTGGATGAGAGCACTCGCCAGAGGATCCTGGCGTGCACGGATCCGGTGCTTCTGGACGAGTGGCAGGAAAAGGCCCTCAAGGCCACGAGTCTTGCTGACCTGGAGGGTCTCGAGAGGAACGGGTAG
- a CDS encoding 4a-hydroxytetrahydrobiopterin dehydratase: MAYDRTLLTSEALQTFLAEHPDWKHEGGMIRRTYEAPAFLKGIAFVEKVAQAAEAANHHPDIDIRWCKVTLALVTHDAGGLTWRDTKLAAEADRLFTEVAGR; this comes from the coding sequence ATGGCCTACGACCGTACGCTGCTCACCTCCGAGGCGCTGCAGACCTTCCTCGCCGAGCATCCCGACTGGAAGCACGAGGGAGGGATGATCCGCCGCACCTATGAAGCCCCTGCCTTCCTGAAGGGCATCGCCTTCGTGGAGAAGGTGGCCCAGGCGGCGGAGGCGGCGAACCACCACCCGGACATCGACATCCGCTGGTGCAAGGTGACGCTGGCGCTGGTGACGCATGACGCGGGCGGGCTGACGTGGCGGGATACGAAGCTGGCGGCCGAGGCGGATCGGCTGTTCACGGAGGTGGCGGGCCGGTAG